One segment of Panicum virgatum strain AP13 chromosome 1K, P.virgatum_v5, whole genome shotgun sequence DNA contains the following:
- the LOC120712034 gene encoding putative RING-H2 finger protein ATL71 gives MAQVWAVSLAVASLAISMLGVLGVWLCYLFDAVARGRAPRTPPPTPQAASEEEDEEDGKNGLSEAELMRLGGVAVLESTDGGEKEEEGEALCPICLDAMEPGRAVRVLPGCNRAFHQDCVDRWLAISPRCPVCNVWAAPPRAPASSPRSPKTGWDS, from the coding sequence ATGGCGCAGGTGTGGGCGGTGTCCCTGGCCGTGGCGTCGCTCGCCATCAGCATGCTCGGGGTGCTCGGCGTCTGGCTCTGCTACCTCTTCGACGCCGTGGCGCGGGGCCGCGCGCCCCGGACCCCGCCGCCCACGCCCCAGGCGGCgtccgaggaggaggacgaggaggacggcAAGAACGGGCTCTCGGAGGCGGAGCTGATGCGGCTCGGCGGGGTCGCCGTGCTGGAGTCCACGGATGGcggggagaaggaggaggagggggaggcgctCTGCCCGATCTGCCTTGACGCCATGGAGCCCGGCCGCGCCGTACGCGTGCTCCCCGGCTGCAACCGCGCCTTCCACCAGGACTGCGTCGACCGGTGGCTCGCCATCTCGCCGCgctgccctgtatgcaacgtctgggccgcgccgccgcgggcgcccgcGTCCTCGCCGCGGTCGCCAAAGACCGGCTGGGATTCGTGA
- the LOC120712041 gene encoding uncharacterized protein LOC120712041 → MTHFMDLRAFILRARVLKLYSQALRIIRRAPEHAQDELRQTTRAEFEKYRHCDDTQKIRFLISEGKQRLKGLGELLDMTGHS, encoded by the exons ATGACGCATTTCATGGATTTACGGGCTTTCATCTTGCGTGCACGTGTCTTAAAGCTTTATAGTCAGGCATTGCGAATTATTCGTCGAGCCCCTGAACATGCCCAAG ATGAGTTGAGGCAGACCACAAGGGCCGAGTTTGAAAAATATCGCCACTGTGATGATACTCAAAAGATTAGGTTTTTGATTAGTGAAGGGAAGCAGAGACTAAAAGGTCTTGGTGAACTGCTTGACATGACAGGGCACAGCTAA